A genomic window from Cricetulus griseus strain 17A/GY chromosome 4, alternate assembly CriGri-PICRH-1.0, whole genome shotgun sequence includes:
- the Pts gene encoding 6-pyruvoyl tetrahydrobiopterin synthase isoform X2 — protein MAMDTTIKVDPVTGMVMNLTDLKEYMEEAIMKPLDHKNLDLDVPYFAGVVSTTENVAVYIWESLQKLLPTGVLYKVKVYETDNNIVVYKGE, from the exons ATGGCCATGGACACAACTATAAAG gTTGATCCTGTTACAGGAATGGTTATGAATTTGACTGACCTCAAAGAATACATGGAG GAGGCCATCATGAAGCCACTTGATCACAAGAACCTGGATCTGGATGTGCCCTACTTTGCAGGTGTTgtaag cacaACAGAAAATGTAGCTGTCTATATCTGGGAAAGCCTCCAGAAACTTCTTCCTACAGGAGTTCTTTACAAAGTAAAAGTTTATGAAACTGACAACAACATTGTAGTATATAAGGGAGAATAG
- the Pts gene encoding 6-pyruvoyl tetrahydrobiopterin synthase isoform X3, with translation MVMNLTDLKEYMEEAIMKPLDHKNLDLDVPYFAGVVSTTENVAVYIWESLQKLLPTGVLYKVKVYETDNNIVVYKGE, from the exons ATGGTTATGAATTTGACTGACCTCAAAGAATACATGGAG GAGGCCATCATGAAGCCACTTGATCACAAGAACCTGGATCTGGATGTGCCCTACTTTGCAGGTGTTgtaag cacaACAGAAAATGTAGCTGTCTATATCTGGGAAAGCCTCCAGAAACTTCTTCCTACAGGAGTTCTTTACAAAGTAAAAGTTTATGAAACTGACAACAACATTGTAGTATATAAGGGAGAATAG